One window of the Streptomyces sp. B3I8 genome contains the following:
- a CDS encoding TetR/AcrR family transcriptional regulator C-terminal domain-containing protein has protein sequence MNKGITRDRIVTAALGLLNEAGMDGLTVRALATRLDVRPSALYWHVRNKQELLDEMGTAVMRRVGSALSELPPGDGWRDDLVAFASVLRAEFLLHRDGARIFSGRRIADPEVVQAKEIWFVRWTASGVELSDADDAVDLVTAFVVGFVIEEQEHLQSAETDPTRYSLAERDAWLGGNAPLVKQAGHLHDHGDQRFERHLGIVLDGLAARLKV, from the coding sequence ATGAACAAAGGCATCACCCGGGACCGGATCGTGACAGCAGCGCTTGGCCTTCTCAACGAGGCAGGTATGGACGGCCTGACCGTGCGTGCGCTGGCGACCAGGCTCGACGTACGCCCGTCCGCCTTGTACTGGCACGTTCGCAACAAGCAGGAGCTGCTCGACGAAATGGGCACCGCTGTCATGCGCCGGGTCGGCTCCGCCTTGTCGGAGCTTCCCCCGGGTGACGGCTGGCGTGATGATCTGGTGGCGTTCGCGAGTGTGCTGCGTGCGGAGTTCCTGCTCCACCGTGACGGAGCACGCATCTTCAGCGGCAGGCGCATCGCCGACCCGGAGGTGGTACAGGCGAAGGAGATCTGGTTCGTCCGCTGGACCGCGTCCGGGGTCGAACTCTCCGACGCGGACGACGCCGTCGACCTGGTGACCGCCTTCGTTGTCGGCTTCGTGATCGAGGAACAGGAACACCTCCAGTCCGCCGAGACCGACCCCACCCGCTATTCCCTCGCCGAACGCGACGCATGGCTGGGCGGAAACGCGCCCCTGGTCAAGCAAGCCGGCCACCTTCACGACCACGGTGACCAACGCTTCGAGCGGCACCTCGGCATCGTCCTCGAC